Proteins from a genomic interval of Kitasatospora kifunensis:
- a CDS encoding MFS transporter: MTATNGLAGRRAWAGLVVLLLPTLVLAMDMGVLFFAVPFISTDLHPSGTQQLWIMDIYSFLLAGLLIPMGALGDRIGRRRLLLLGAAGFTAASLLAAWSGGAAQLIAARAVLGVAGATLMPSTLTLIRTMFPDPKQRQGAMAAWTGALTGGATLGPVVGGLLLNHFWWGSAFLTAIPAMGLLLLVGPLLLPEYRAPRHGDFDLLGAGLSLATVLPLVYGIKTLAVDGWRPLPGAALVIGLAIGGLFVRRQLTCAHPLIDLGLFKIRSYAGAISVNTIAMFAMMGFTLFTSQYLQLVKGMSPLIAALWSLLPSVGVGAAVGISSALAGKVRPSHQMAGGFLIGAFGFALMTRVGPQSPLALILTGAGFLAAGTVGTMTLTADLIVSAAPAERAGAASATSETASELGSSLGIALLGAAGAAVYKSQLTDRLPAGLPDAAARVAHDSLGGAVTVAAQLPARSAHELLTACQAAFTDGLHLAAWIGLGCMLGGSLLVARLMRHLPIAGRPVSTPSSPSVSAASVSAASVEELAAVRG; this comes from the coding sequence ATGACCGCTACCAACGGCCTCGCCGGCCGCCGCGCCTGGGCGGGCCTCGTCGTCCTCCTGCTCCCGACCCTGGTCCTCGCCATGGACATGGGCGTGCTCTTCTTCGCCGTCCCGTTCATCAGCACCGACCTGCACCCCAGCGGCACCCAGCAGCTGTGGATCATGGACATCTACTCGTTCCTGCTGGCCGGGCTGCTCATCCCGATGGGTGCGCTGGGCGACCGGATCGGTCGGCGTCGGCTGCTGCTGCTCGGTGCCGCCGGCTTCACCGCGGCCTCACTGCTGGCCGCCTGGTCCGGCGGGGCGGCGCAGCTGATCGCAGCCCGGGCGGTGCTGGGGGTCGCCGGCGCCACGCTGATGCCCAGCACCCTCACGCTGATCCGCACCATGTTTCCCGACCCGAAGCAGCGCCAGGGCGCGATGGCCGCCTGGACCGGGGCGCTGACCGGCGGCGCGACACTCGGCCCGGTGGTCGGCGGGCTGCTGCTGAACCACTTCTGGTGGGGCTCGGCGTTCCTGACCGCCATCCCGGCGATGGGACTGCTGCTCCTCGTGGGTCCGCTGCTGCTGCCCGAGTACCGCGCGCCGCGGCACGGAGACTTCGACCTGCTGGGCGCCGGGCTGTCGCTGGCCACCGTGCTGCCGCTGGTCTACGGCATCAAGACGCTGGCCGTCGACGGCTGGCGGCCGCTGCCCGGGGCGGCGCTGGTGATCGGCCTGGCCATCGGCGGCCTCTTCGTGCGGCGGCAGCTGACCTGCGCGCACCCGCTGATCGACCTCGGCCTGTTCAAGATCCGCAGCTACGCCGGGGCCATCTCGGTCAACACCATCGCGATGTTCGCGATGATGGGCTTCACCCTCTTCACCTCGCAGTACCTGCAGCTGGTCAAGGGCATGAGCCCACTGATCGCCGCGCTCTGGTCGCTGCTGCCGAGCGTCGGGGTCGGCGCGGCGGTCGGCATCTCCAGCGCACTGGCGGGCAAGGTCAGGCCCAGCCACCAGATGGCCGGCGGCTTCCTGATCGGCGCGTTCGGCTTCGCCCTGATGACCCGGGTCGGCCCGCAGTCGCCGCTCGCCCTGATCCTGACCGGCGCCGGTTTCCTGGCCGCCGGGACGGTCGGCACCATGACGCTGACCGCCGACCTGATCGTCTCGGCCGCCCCGGCCGAACGGGCCGGCGCCGCCTCCGCCACCTCGGAGACCGCGAGCGAGCTCGGCAGTTCGCTGGGCATCGCGCTGCTCGGTGCGGCCGGCGCGGCGGTCTACAAGTCCCAGCTGACGGACCGGCTGCCGGCCGGGCTGCCCGACGCGGCGGCCCGGGTGGCCCACGACTCGCTGGGCGGCGCCGTCACGGTGGCGGCCCAGCTGCCGGCCCGCTCGGCGCACGAGCTGCTGACGGCCTGCCAGGCGGCGTTCACCGACGGCCTGCACCTGGCGGCCTGGATCGGGCTGGGGTGCATGCTCGGCGGCAGCCTGCTCGTGGCCCGGCTGATGCGGCACCTCCCGATCGCGGGCAGGCCCGTGTCCACTCCCTCGTCTCCGTCGGTCTCCGCTGCGTCGGTCTCCGCTGCGTCGGTCGAGGAACTGGCCGCGGTGCGCGGCTGA
- a CDS encoding TetR/AcrR family transcriptional regulator gives MGNREELLAGAKRCLSEKGYGRTTARDIAAASGVSLAAIGYHFGSKDALLNAALIEAMGDWGQTLGAALAETAGLELTPEERFVLSWDRVLKTFVDSRGLWKAQFEMIAQVDHLPEVARVLGEAQGDARLGLSALFQGKAEVPDTEDEHSRGAFLQAMLAGIAAQWLVAPDRVPSGRDLYRGLQILAGSVLPPSGPSGPSASSAPSGPSEPAA, from the coding sequence ATGGGAAACCGAGAAGAACTGCTCGCCGGTGCCAAGCGCTGCCTGTCCGAGAAGGGCTACGGCCGCACCACGGCGCGGGACATCGCGGCGGCCTCCGGCGTGAGCCTGGCCGCGATCGGATACCACTTCGGCTCCAAGGACGCGCTGCTCAACGCCGCGCTGATCGAGGCGATGGGTGACTGGGGTCAGACGCTGGGCGCGGCGCTGGCCGAGACCGCCGGGCTGGAGCTGACGCCCGAGGAGCGCTTCGTGCTCAGCTGGGACCGGGTGCTGAAGACCTTCGTGGACAGCCGAGGCCTGTGGAAGGCGCAGTTCGAGATGATCGCGCAGGTCGACCACCTGCCGGAGGTCGCACGGGTGCTGGGAGAGGCCCAGGGCGATGCCCGGCTCGGGCTCTCGGCGCTCTTCCAGGGCAAGGCCGAGGTGCCGGACACCGAGGACGAGCACAGCCGCGGCGCCTTCCTGCAGGCGATGCTGGCGGGCATCGCGGCGCAGTGGCTGGTCGCCCCGGACCGGGTGCCCAGCGGGCGCGACCTCTATCGCGGGCTGCAGATCCTCGCGGGCAGCGTGCTCCCACCGTCCGGGCCGTCCGGGCCGTCCGCCTCGTCTGCGCCGTCCGGGCCGTCCGAGCCCGCCGCCTGA
- a CDS encoding response regulator transcription factor: MIRLVIADDQRVTREGLALLIGLNEGMEVVALATNGEEAVALALEHRPDVVLMDLSMPVLDGIAATAALAEQLPGTPVLVLTTYADDASIFPALRAGAKGYLTKDAGSDRIEEGIRAVHAGQTFMDPVVQQRLVAAAVGGTPPQPSADATSAPTRPAAPAQQAPAQAPAQASAQAPAQPQDGLTEREREVLVLIAAGLSNREIAERLYLGQATVKTHVNRIFAKTGARDRAQAVRYAYRAGLVPINGD, encoded by the coding sequence ATGATCCGCCTGGTGATCGCCGACGACCAGCGCGTCACCCGCGAGGGTCTGGCCCTGCTGATCGGCCTCAACGAGGGCATGGAGGTGGTCGCCCTGGCCACCAACGGCGAGGAGGCGGTCGCGCTCGCCCTGGAGCACCGGCCCGACGTCGTCCTGATGGACCTCTCGATGCCGGTGCTGGACGGCATCGCCGCCACCGCCGCGCTCGCCGAGCAGTTGCCCGGTACTCCCGTCCTGGTGCTGACCACCTACGCCGACGACGCCTCGATCTTCCCCGCGCTGCGGGCGGGCGCCAAGGGCTACCTGACCAAGGACGCCGGCTCGGACCGGATCGAGGAGGGCATCCGGGCCGTGCACGCCGGGCAGACCTTCATGGATCCGGTGGTCCAGCAGCGCCTGGTCGCCGCAGCCGTCGGCGGCACCCCGCCGCAGCCGTCGGCTGACGCCACCTCAGCGCCGACCCGGCCCGCCGCGCCGGCGCAGCAGGCACCGGCCCAAGCACCGGCCCAGGCATCGGCCCAGGCACCGGCCCAGCCCCAGGACGGCCTGACGGAGCGCGAGCGCGAGGTGCTGGTGCTGATCGCGGCCGGCCTGTCCAACCGGGAGATCGCCGAGCGCCTCTACCTGGGCCAGGCGACGGTCAAGACCCACGTCAACCGCATCTTCGCGAAGACCGGCGCGCGGGACCGGGCGCAGGCCGTCCGCTACGCCTACCGTGCCGGCCTGGTCCCCATCAACGGCGACTGA
- a CDS encoding class I adenylate-forming enzyme family protein yields the protein MTTPAPSSASLAALARARAALSAPGAPFATVDTPHGPRYAAGPAVLRDFLESTRAHGERPFLVLDEQRYSFAEHYAAAAALAHRALDVYGLRPGDRVAIAMRNLPEWQIAFWATQLAGLIAVPLNAWWTAEELGYALEDCEPALVVADPERAERVEGWLAGRGASGPRPWLLTVGVAAPAGPRVERFEQLPPPTTGLSAPEVAIKPQDDATIMYTSGTTGRPKGVVATQSAWCGAVLSPRFFIAGGHLAAGRDLAQVRPQTVLLSYPFFHVAAFTTLFPLMASGGTAVLMRKWDAEAALELIADHQATGYSGVPTTALDLLDAAARRGLALASLASISTGGAPAPPTLARRIQRQFEGRVEARNGYGLTEVCGGVIANVGTRYLEHPDSIGRPAPALEVRITDPSGARLADGEVGELWLRGQSVFRGYWRQPEATAAAFSGDWFRTGDLALLREGEIFVVDRLKDMVIRGGENVYCGEVEGVLLGHPAVAEAAVLGVPHPALGEEVAAIVRLRPGASVAAQELRQHVAGRLAAFKVPAHVTFRDEPLPRNPAGKVVKDELRAALSAEPGC from the coding sequence ATGACCACGCCCGCCCCGTCCAGCGCCTCGCTCGCCGCCCTCGCCCGGGCGCGGGCCGCGCTCTCGGCCCCCGGCGCCCCGTTCGCCACCGTCGACACCCCGCACGGGCCGCGCTACGCCGCTGGCCCCGCGGTGCTGCGCGACTTCCTGGAGAGCACCCGCGCCCACGGCGAACGTCCCTTCCTGGTGCTGGACGAGCAGCGCTACAGCTTCGCCGAGCACTACGCGGCCGCGGCCGCGCTGGCCCATCGCGCGCTGGACGTCTACGGGCTGCGCCCGGGCGACCGGGTGGCGATCGCGATGCGCAACCTGCCCGAGTGGCAGATCGCCTTCTGGGCAACCCAGTTGGCCGGACTGATCGCGGTGCCGCTGAACGCCTGGTGGACGGCCGAGGAGCTGGGCTACGCGCTGGAGGACTGCGAGCCCGCCCTGGTGGTGGCCGACCCCGAACGGGCCGAGCGGGTCGAAGGGTGGCTGGCCGGACGTGGCGCGAGCGGACCGCGGCCGTGGCTGCTGACCGTGGGGGTGGCCGCGCCCGCCGGGCCCCGGGTCGAGCGGTTCGAGCAACTCCCGCCGCCGACCACGGGGTTGTCAGCCCCCGAGGTGGCGATCAAGCCGCAGGACGACGCCACCATCATGTACACCTCCGGTACCACCGGGCGGCCCAAGGGCGTGGTGGCCACCCAGTCGGCCTGGTGCGGCGCCGTCCTGAGCCCGCGCTTCTTCATCGCCGGCGGCCACCTGGCCGCCGGCCGGGACCTCGCGCAGGTCCGGCCGCAGACCGTGCTGCTGAGCTACCCGTTCTTCCACGTCGCCGCCTTCACCACGCTCTTCCCCCTGATGGCGAGCGGCGGCACCGCCGTCCTGATGCGCAAGTGGGACGCCGAGGCGGCGCTGGAGCTGATAGCCGACCACCAGGCCACCGGCTACAGCGGCGTGCCGACCACCGCGCTGGACCTGCTGGACGCCGCCGCCCGGCGCGGACTCGCGCTCGCCAGCCTGGCCTCGATCAGCACCGGCGGCGCCCCTGCGCCGCCCACCCTGGCCAGGCGGATCCAGCGGCAGTTCGAGGGACGGGTGGAGGCCCGCAACGGCTACGGCCTGACCGAGGTCTGCGGCGGCGTGATCGCCAACGTCGGCACCCGCTACCTGGAGCACCCCGACAGCATCGGCCGGCCCGCCCCCGCACTGGAGGTGCGGATCACCGACCCGAGCGGCGCGAGGCTGGCGGACGGCGAGGTCGGCGAGCTGTGGCTGCGCGGGCAGTCGGTCTTCCGCGGCTACTGGCGGCAGCCCGAGGCCACGGCGGCGGCGTTCAGCGGGGACTGGTTCCGCACCGGCGACCTGGCCCTGCTGCGGGAGGGCGAGATCTTCGTGGTCGACCGGCTCAAGGACATGGTGATCCGCGGCGGCGAGAACGTGTACTGCGGCGAGGTCGAGGGCGTGCTCCTCGGGCACCCGGCGGTCGCGGAGGCGGCGGTGCTGGGCGTGCCGCATCCGGCGCTCGGCGAGGAGGTGGCCGCGATAGTCCGGCTGCGCCCGGGCGCGAGCGTGGCCGCGCAGGAGCTTCGGCAGCACGTCGCGGGCCGACTGGCGGCGTTCAAGGTACCGGCGCACGTGACCTTCCGGGACGAGCCGCTGCCGCGCAACCCGGCCGGGAAGGTCGTCAAGGACGAGCTGCGGGCAGCACTGAGCGCGGAGCCGGGCTGCTGA
- a CDS encoding double zinc ribbon domain-containing protein, with product MTTEIYFTSNHRDLCEQYGTGAGFQFEFNCQRCQDTWRSPYEAFTTGRAAGWVSKGVSAAWGMLNGNGGTITNAVDGLAGASWGRAKDAAFERAIGAAQGHFHRCARCTQHVCDTCWNPAQGLCQSCAPDTAAEAEAARRRGLNEQVAQRAYEAGQQAGNAYDVATERQLVCPQCKAETHGGAFCAGCGFKLAAPASCHSCQATVPEGAAFCPGCGSRQ from the coding sequence GTGACCACCGAGATCTACTTCACCAGCAACCACCGTGACCTGTGCGAGCAGTACGGCACCGGGGCGGGTTTCCAGTTCGAGTTCAACTGCCAGCGATGCCAGGACACCTGGAGATCACCGTACGAGGCGTTCACCACCGGGCGGGCGGCCGGCTGGGTCAGCAAGGGGGTCAGCGCGGCCTGGGGCATGCTCAACGGCAACGGCGGCACCATCACCAACGCCGTCGACGGCCTGGCCGGGGCCAGTTGGGGCCGCGCCAAGGACGCGGCCTTCGAGCGGGCGATCGGCGCCGCGCAGGGCCACTTCCACCGCTGCGCCCGGTGCACCCAGCACGTCTGCGACACGTGCTGGAACCCGGCCCAGGGTCTGTGCCAGTCCTGTGCGCCCGACACCGCGGCCGAGGCCGAGGCAGCCCGCCGACGCGGACTCAACGAGCAGGTGGCCCAACGCGCTTACGAGGCCGGGCAGCAGGCCGGCAACGCCTACGACGTGGCCACCGAACGGCAGCTGGTCTGCCCGCAGTGCAAGGCCGAGACGCACGGCGGGGCGTTCTGCGCGGGCTGCGGCTTCAAGTTGGCCGCCCCGGCGAGCTGCCACTCCTGCCAGGCCACGGTGCCCGAGGGCGCGGCGTTCTGCCCGGGGTGCGGCAGCCGCCAGTAG
- a CDS encoding acyl-CoA dehydrogenase family protein, with product MRRTVYNEDHEAFRSTIRDFIAKEVVPVYESWEAEGHPPRSFYNKLGDLGVFGIEVPEEYGGAGETGFKYQAVITEEVARAGVSFGSSGVHTGLVLPYILEYANEEQKQRWLPGFVSGEIMTAIAMTEPGAGSDLAGITTTAKLSEDGTHYVLNGAKTFITGGALADLVLVVCRTSPYDPANRRAGLSILCVDTTSEGYTVGRKLNKIGLRTSDTAELAFSDVKVPVADLLGEEGKAFGYLTHNLVQERLAIAVGGYAAAAAAVNFALQYVKDRKVFGQAVAEFQNTKFVLADCKTQVTAMQVFVDQALELYQDGELTVADAAEAKLFCTEAASEVIDKCLQLHGGYGYILEYPIARLYTDNRVFRIYGGTSEVMKTIIAKSLGL from the coding sequence GTGCGCCGCACTGTGTACAACGAGGACCACGAGGCGTTCCGGAGCACCATCCGGGACTTCATCGCCAAGGAGGTCGTCCCGGTCTACGAGAGCTGGGAGGCCGAGGGCCACCCGCCGCGCTCCTTCTACAACAAGCTCGGCGACCTGGGCGTCTTCGGCATCGAGGTGCCGGAGGAGTACGGCGGCGCGGGCGAGACCGGCTTCAAGTACCAGGCGGTGATCACCGAGGAGGTGGCCCGCGCGGGTGTGAGCTTCGGCTCCTCGGGCGTGCACACCGGCCTGGTGCTGCCCTACATCCTGGAGTACGCCAACGAGGAGCAGAAGCAGCGCTGGCTGCCCGGCTTCGTCTCCGGCGAGATCATGACCGCGATCGCGATGACCGAGCCGGGCGCCGGCTCCGACCTCGCGGGCATCACCACCACCGCCAAGCTCTCCGAGGACGGCACCCACTACGTCCTCAACGGCGCCAAGACCTTCATCACCGGCGGCGCACTCGCCGACCTGGTGCTGGTGGTCTGCCGCACCAGCCCGTACGACCCGGCCAACCGCCGGGCCGGCCTGTCGATCCTCTGCGTGGACACCACGTCCGAGGGCTACACGGTGGGCCGCAAGCTGAACAAGATCGGCCTGCGCACCTCCGACACCGCCGAGCTGGCCTTCAGCGACGTCAAGGTGCCGGTCGCCGATCTGCTCGGCGAGGAGGGCAAGGCCTTCGGCTACCTGACCCACAACCTGGTGCAGGAGCGCCTGGCGATCGCGGTCGGCGGCTACGCGGCGGCCGCGGCGGCGGTCAACTTCGCGCTGCAGTACGTCAAGGACCGCAAGGTCTTCGGCCAGGCGGTGGCCGAGTTCCAGAACACCAAGTTCGTGCTGGCCGACTGCAAGACCCAGGTCACCGCGATGCAGGTGTTCGTGGACCAGGCCCTGGAGCTCTACCAGGACGGCGAGTTGACGGTGGCGGACGCCGCCGAGGCGAAGCTGTTCTGCACCGAGGCGGCCTCCGAGGTGATCGACAAGTGCCTGCAGCTGCACGGCGGCTACGGCTACATCCTGGAGTACCCGATCGCCCGCCTCTACACCGACAACCGGGTGTTCCGGATCTACGGCGGCACCAGCGAGGTCATGAAGACCATCATCGCCAAGTCGCTGGGCCTGTAA
- a CDS encoding sensor histidine kinase gives MASTARGGAEQETEPATADPAQGAQAPAAPAVSARIALAQVRIDQRRTRQLARLRPLSWLLLAAVAVSAWTSSPAPGLTGRHLAVSLALLCYAVPMALAGAGRWPGHTVRSRIVLILIVSVASLTLTGLVPSGILNVLPVSGAVMIGFLRLDLRPALLISGTSTVLLVVLLALTVSHPVETITSSVLLCVVLGVTARLIRQSREGQERTELLFAELEDAWEAETRAAAGAERARIARELHDVLAQSLSALAIQLEGARKLAERDQVAPLLQQVINRSVELTREGLNEARQAVGALRGDRLPGLADVAPLVERSARDLELSVELSVLGTVRPGEPQAEFALYRGVQEALTNVARYARGSRAEVVLDYRRGDRVAVTVSNTAGSAAAQAGGGGGNGLRGMRERVERVGGTAEAGLSEDGGWRVAMEVPA, from the coding sequence ATGGCGAGCACAGCACGGGGCGGGGCCGAGCAGGAGACCGAGCCGGCTACCGCCGATCCCGCGCAGGGCGCCCAGGCCCCAGCGGCCCCGGCGGTCAGCGCGCGGATCGCGCTCGCGCAGGTCCGGATCGACCAGCGGCGCACCCGCCAGCTGGCCCGGCTGCGCCCGCTCAGCTGGCTGCTGCTGGCCGCCGTCGCGGTCTCCGCCTGGACCAGCTCGCCCGCCCCGGGCCTGACCGGCCGCCACCTGGCCGTCAGCCTGGCCCTGCTCTGCTACGCCGTCCCGATGGCACTGGCCGGCGCCGGTCGCTGGCCGGGCCACACGGTGCGGTCGCGGATCGTCCTGATCTTGATCGTCTCGGTGGCCTCGCTGACCCTCACCGGCCTGGTGCCGTCGGGCATCCTCAACGTGCTGCCGGTCTCCGGCGCCGTGATGATCGGCTTCCTCCGGCTGGACCTGCGCCCCGCACTGCTGATCAGCGGAACGAGCACGGTGCTGCTCGTCGTCCTGCTGGCGCTGACCGTCAGCCACCCGGTGGAGACGATCACCTCCTCGGTGCTGCTCTGCGTGGTGCTGGGCGTCACGGCCCGGCTGATCCGGCAGAGCCGCGAGGGCCAGGAGCGCACCGAGCTCCTCTTCGCCGAGCTCGAGGACGCCTGGGAGGCCGAGACCAGGGCGGCTGCCGGCGCCGAGCGGGCCAGGATCGCCCGCGAGCTGCACGACGTGCTGGCCCAGTCGCTCTCCGCGCTGGCGATCCAGCTGGAGGGAGCCCGCAAGCTGGCCGAGCGCGACCAGGTCGCGCCGCTGCTCCAGCAGGTCATCAACCGCTCGGTGGAGCTGACCAGGGAGGGTCTGAACGAGGCTCGGCAGGCAGTGGGCGCGCTGCGCGGGGACCGGCTGCCGGGCCTGGCCGACGTGGCGCCGCTGGTCGAGCGCAGCGCCCGTGACCTGGAGCTCTCCGTCGAGCTGAGCGTGCTGGGCACGGTCCGCCCCGGCGAGCCGCAGGCCGAGTTCGCGCTCTACCGCGGCGTGCAGGAGGCCCTGACCAACGTGGCCCGCTACGCTCGTGGCTCGCGCGCCGAGGTGGTGCTCGACTACCGCCGCGGGGACCGGGTGGCGGTCACCGTCTCCAACACCGCGGGCAGCGCGGCCGCCCAGGCCGGTGGTGGCGGCGGCAACGGGCTGCGCGGGATGCGCGAGCGCGTCGAGCGGGTCGGCGGCACCGCCGAGGCCGGCCTGAGCGAAGACGGCGGCTGGCGGGTCGCGATGGAGGTCCCGGCGTGA
- the tatA gene encoding Sec-independent protein translocase subunit TatA, producing the protein MFRNGLEPWHLLVVLAVLILLFGSKKLPEMARGLGKSMRILKAETKAMREDDTPGGDNGTAASTATEQPRPAAVAPVNVTKADETTARNTTA; encoded by the coding sequence ATGTTCCGCAACGGTCTGGAGCCCTGGCACCTCCTGGTGGTGCTGGCTGTCCTCATCCTGCTGTTCGGCTCGAAGAAGCTGCCGGAGATGGCTCGCGGCCTGGGCAAGTCGATGCGCATCCTGAAGGCCGAGACCAAGGCGATGCGCGAGGACGACACGCCCGGCGGTGACAACGGCACGGCCGCCTCCACCGCCACCGAGCAGCCGCGCCCCGCCGCGGTGGCCCCGGTCAACGTCACCAAGGCCGACGAGACCACCGCCAGGAACACCACCGCCTGA
- a CDS encoding MmcQ/YjbR family DNA-binding protein: MPRSRLRQQRRGSTGRGGADAVATVEQVRAAALALPRTSEHLIRDRVKFRVGRIVYLALSRDETVLGFAFPREERALLIATEPELYLSPEPADERYNWLQLRLAAVSEAELREIVLDAWRMAVPKRVAAEHEAALATALPPGPTLAQLRSAAAVFAGYGAVDAGWERWAAATAAGPDLALPAHREALHRWLNSWGCRLRYPREGEPDLFSEALEGWWNDHAAALPAAGSTLARLTDDQLTALADAYAELAALCVSPSPKRTLGPTAAAKALYALRPAAVMPWDAAIAKHLHGARDGAAFHRHLRCGRAWARAVIAESGLDEGELPSELGRPTVPLAKVLDDYLYVTITAAVPLDPPPAGPVDQ, from the coding sequence ATGCCGCGCAGCAGGCTCCGGCAGCAGCGCCGCGGGTCGACGGGTCGAGGCGGGGCGGACGCGGTGGCAACGGTCGAGCAGGTCCGGGCGGCGGCGCTGGCGCTGCCCCGCACGAGCGAGCACCTGATCCGGGACCGGGTGAAATTCCGGGTCGGCCGGATCGTCTACCTGGCCCTGTCCAGGGACGAGACGGTGCTCGGCTTCGCCTTCCCCCGGGAGGAGCGGGCACTGCTGATCGCCACCGAGCCCGAGCTCTACCTGTCCCCGGAGCCGGCGGACGAGCGCTACAACTGGCTGCAACTGCGGTTGGCGGCGGTGTCGGAGGCCGAGCTACGCGAGATCGTGCTGGACGCCTGGCGGATGGCGGTGCCCAAGCGGGTGGCCGCCGAGCACGAGGCGGCCCTCGCCACCGCCCTGCCGCCCGGCCCCACGCTGGCCCAACTGCGGTCAGCCGCAGCGGTCTTCGCCGGTTATGGCGCGGTCGATGCGGGCTGGGAGCGCTGGGCGGCAGCCACGGCGGCAGGCCCCGATCTCGCACTGCCGGCGCACCGTGAGGCCCTGCACCGCTGGCTCAACTCCTGGGGCTGCCGCCTGCGTTACCCACGCGAGGGTGAGCCCGACCTGTTCTCCGAGGCCCTCGAGGGCTGGTGGAACGACCACGCCGCGGCTCTCCCCGCCGCCGGATCCACGCTGGCAAGGCTGACGGATGATCAACTCACCGCGCTGGCAGACGCATACGCCGAGCTGGCCGCGCTGTGCGTCTCGCCGTCGCCCAAGCGGACGCTCGGCCCGACCGCCGCCGCCAAGGCGCTCTACGCACTGCGCCCGGCGGCGGTGATGCCCTGGGACGCGGCCATCGCGAAGCACCTGCACGGCGCCCGCGATGGCGCGGCCTTCCACCGCCACCTGCGCTGCGGGCGCGCCTGGGCCCGTGCGGTGATCGCCGAATCCGGCCTGGACGAGGGCGAGTTGCCCAGTGAGCTGGGGCGGCCGACGGTGCCGCTGGCCAAGGTGCTGGACGACTACCTCTACGTCACCATCACCGCCGCCGTCCCGCTCGACCCACCGCCCGCAGGGCCCGTCGACCAGTGA